The nucleotide sequence AAGCAGATTGGCCCTCCGGCAGCGGATACTTAGGAAGCAGACGTCGTCCGAGTGGAATATCCACTTTGCACTCATTTGCGATTTTTACCGTTTGTGCCAGAGCATCCGGCAAGTCTGCGAATAACTGAGCCATCTTCTCTTTGGAAGAAAGGTACGCTTGATTATTATCATCTATCTGTTTATCTGCCAGCTTCACTCCATCCCTGATCGCTTCTAAGCATTGAACGGCAAATGCTTCTTCTTCATTTAAATAAGTAACTCGATTAGACACAAGTAGCGGAATTGAAAGGGAATGACTTAATTCTCTCATTTCTTGGATAATTGTTTCCTCATTCTTTCTTCCGTGACGTGCAACCGATAAGAAAAAATGGCCTGGATCAAAATGCTGCTCTAACAATTTAGCTGCCTTCTTCGCTTGTGCAGGATCGATTAAGAGCCATTGCTCCACCTCTCCTTCTACCCCTGGAGTAAAGGCAAATAAACCAGCTGAATAACCTTTGAGCCACTTTAATGGAATGCCTTCTTTAGCTCTTGTTTGAATGGCACTGGAAATCTTCAATAGATGATGGTAACCTATATTGTTTTTCGCCAGCAGTACAAGCGGATAAGAACGTCCCTCCTCCAGGCTGCTTTCAACATCGGCAATTAAGCCGATAATCGGCTTGATTCCAGCCCGCCTGCATGATTTGTAAAAAGGAACCGCCCCGTACATAACATTGCGGTCTGTGATGGCGAGTGCGTCATAGCCCAGCTCTTTTGCCTTGACAGTCAACTTGTCAATAGCTATGGAGCTAGACAATAGGCTGTAGCCTGTTTGAACTTGCAGATGTGTGAACATCCTTCTCATCCTTCCTTGACACTTTTCGTCCCTAGCCTCTTTCTTCATTATAAGACGGCCGCCATAAAAAAGAAAATATGTTCTGCTTTCATAGGAGACTCTTTCTTTACATATATACATAGAAAGACAAGCTATTATGGAGGGCGTATGGCAGAAACCTTTTTTGATGAATTATTTAAATGTTACTTTATCGCATTTGGCGTTTTACTCGGCGGCTCGCTAATCGGGGGACTGGCATCGTTTGCAACCGGAAGACCGCTTTTTACGGGCATTTCACAAATTAGTGAAGGCTTGCGAATTTGGGCAATTATCGCTGCCATCGGAGGAACCTTTGATACCGTTTATAGCTTTGAACGAGGCTTTTTAAATGGTGAAACAAAAGATTTATTTAAACAATTCTTGCTCATTTTGTCGGCAATGGGCGGAACAGCTACCGGAACGGCTATTATCGTATGGCTGACTGGGGAGCATATTTCGCCATGAGAGTGCCAACTTTGCATAAGCAAAAGAGCTTGCAGCGGCTGCTGGCCGGGGCAGCGATCGGCTTCTGCCTTAGCTGGGTGCTCTTTCTTTATATGTTTGGAGCTTCCCAGGAAAGGCAAGCTGCTTTACTGGAAAAGCAAAAGAAAACAATTGATGAATTAAAGGTCCAGCTAGAAGTTTGGCAGGAGGAGTATAAAGAGCTTAATAAAAAAAACCTGCACAAGCTGATTGTGCAGGAAATTGAAATTGATATTCTCAATTATAAAAAGTATGGCATTGATGACTCCCAAAGCATTTTCAATGCAAAGGAACAACTAAAAAAAGATCTATCTGTTTTATATGCGAAGGACCTCGAAACAGTTTATTCTCATAAAGAACTGATTCGACAGACAATTGAAAACAAAACACTAAAAATCAATAAACGAAGTTATTCCCTTCATGTAAAAGAGTGGTATTTTTATACCACTATCCATATTCAGCTCGAGATGGATTTAGAAGGCGGTTAAGCCTCCCGGCAAAGCTTCTCAAGATCAGCCGCTACGTTTTCTGCCTCTTCCCAGGAATAAACGGAAGCCCCGGCAGCGAGTGGATGGCCGCCTCCTTTATACCTTTTCGCAATCTCATTAATTACAGGCTTTTTAGAGCGAAGACGGACACGGATTTGATCTTCTTCTTCGATGAAAAAAACCCAAGCCTTGATCCCTTTTACATTGCCGAGTGTGCTGACAAGCAAGGAGGCTTCTGAAGGGGCTACTTGAAACTCCTCAAGAAGCTCCTTTCTTAAAACGACAGAAGCCGCTCCACTTGCTGATAGATTGAATGTTTGCAGGATATACCCTTGCAATTTCAATACTTTCTCATCCGTCTCATACATCCGGTTAAACAGCTCGTCACGATCAAAATCAAACTGAAGAAGCTCTCCTGCAAACACCATGGTACGTCTCGTTGTACTAGGGTACAGAAAGCGTCCGGTGTCACCGACAATGCCAGCAAACAATAGCCGGGCTGCCTCATCATTCAAGCTTAGTCCTTCCTCTTTGCCGCTTTTATATAAATCATAAATCATTTCACTCACCGAGCTGGCAGAGGTATCTACCCACAGAAGATCGCCATACGGGTCCTCGTTTGGATGATGGTCAATTTTGATCCACTCTTTTCCAAGACGATAACGGCGGTCACAAATTCTCTCCTGATTGGCTGTATCACATACAATCACGAGCGCTCCCTCATATACTTCATCCGCGATGACATCGAGCTTGCGCAAATAAGCAAGTGTCGGCTCTTCCTTTCCAACCGTGTATACCTTCTTATGGGGAAAAGAAGCGAGGATCATTTCTGCCAGCCCCCCTGCGATCCGTAGGCATCTGGATCGGGACGTACATGACGATGAATAATAATCGTATCATATTCTTTAATTTTTTGGATAATTTGACTTTTCATTCCTGTCTCCTTTGTGACATTCCGTTTTTTTAGTAGAATTTCCTTCTTGTTCTCGTTAAAATGAAGATGTCTGAACAAATAAATGGAGGAAAACTTATGCCCGTTTTAGCATTTATTATTGTTTTATCGTTCGCTTTTTACATTTTTTATAAGGTCCAATACGTTAGAAGCAGACGTCCCATGGAGAAAAAATGGCTATCTGCTAAATCCAGCATGGCGCTTGGCCTATTTGTCGGCTTCTTTGGTTTGAATACATTATTTATCCAGCAGACGACTATATCTTATGTGATTGCTGCTCTGTTTTTACTTATCGGTTTTTCTAGCTTATGGGCAGGGTATAAAGCTTACCGTCATGTTCTTCCTTACGCCCAAAGAGAAGCTGAAGAATTAAAAAATCAATAATGACCTAAAAGGAGGATGACCTAAAAAAATCTTTGGGACATCCTCTTTATTTATTTGTCACACCCCATCCGCCTGGAAGGTTATAGAGCAACCTTCCAAACGGCTTGTCTTGTGCTTGACGGGACATAGCAGTCGGCTTCGCTTTTCTTTGGCTAGCTCCGCCTCCTTGTCCCTCGAGGTCACAATCCCATCCGTCCGGAAGGTTATAGAGCAACCTTCCAAACGACTTGTCTTGTGCTTGACGGGACATAGCAGTCGGCTTCGCTTTTCTTTATTGCCTATCTAGGATTTGGCACATCATGAGGGCTTTTCCGACGAGCATGCCTCCGTTGTATACTTCCACGTCCACTTTTCCAAATTTTCGGCCGACTTCAAGTACATTTGGATGGATTTCCAACAAGCTTTCCATTTGTACGGGCTTTGAGAAATAGATAGTAATGTTCTCTACGACAATGTCGCCCTTTTTCTTAGCCCGCAGCGAGCGCCTTGCTGCTTCTGTAACAATCGTTGTAAATACTCCATAAGAAATAGCTCCCAGCTGATTGGTCATTTGGGGCGTCACTTCAAATGTATAGGTTTCTTCGGACTTATCGCCCGAAAGATCAATCTGGTTGGTAATCGTATCATCAAGCGTTTCACCCATTTGCGGTTGTCGCTGGGCCATTTGTAATGTTTTTAATACATCTTGACGACTGACAATTCCCTGGATACGACTCTGATCATCGACGACCGGCAAAAGCTCAATCCCTTCCCAGATCATCATATGAGCAGCAGCAGCTACACTCGTTTTCATGGTGACGGTGATCGGCTGCTTTGTCATGACTTTCTCAATAGGTGTCTCCTGTTCTGCTCCCATGATATCTTTCGCTGTCACAATTCCTTGTACTTTTAAATGGCGATCAAGAACAGGAAAGCGACTGTGGAGCGTCAATCGATTTTTGTCAATCCAATGGCTAACTTTATCACCGATAGTGAGTGAAACTGTCTGGTCAAATGGCGTAAAAATATCACCGACAAGCACGATTTCCTTTTTGATCAACTGATCATAAATGGCACGATTGATCATGGTCGCCACTGTAAAAGTGTCATATGTTGTGGTGATGACCGGCAACTCTAATTCATCTGCAAGTTTTGTTACATGGTCATCCGCCTGAAATCCTCCCGTGATCAACACGCCTGCTCCTGCTTGCAGGGCCAGTTCATGTGCTTTCGTCCGGTTGCCGACAATCAATAAATTATCAGGCCCAGTATATCTCATCATGGCCTCTAGTTTCATGGCGCCGATCACGAAACGGTTTAGCGTTTTATGCAGGCCAGCCCGGCCTCCTAGTACTTGCCCATCAATAATATTCACTACTTCAGCGAAGGTCAGTTTTTCAATATTTTCTTTTTTCTTTTGCTCTATCCGGATGGTGCCAACTCGCTCGATTGCTGAGACAAACCCCTTAGTTTCCGCATCTTTTATGGCTCTATAAGCTGTTCCCTCACTGACTGAGAGCGCTTTAGCAATTTGCCGGACAGAAATTTTCTCCCCTATCGGTAGCCCCTCTATGTATTGTAGAATCTGTTCGTGTTTTGTAATCAACTGTTTCACCTGTCCCTTTCAGACTCGCTAATACAGTTATTATACTTTGAAAAGCACAACGATTCAATTCAATTCAGAAAAGGCTGCAAGGTTCTTCTCGCAGCCTGAATTCTGTTACAATTCGATAGCTTGTCCAGGTTCTAACACTTGTCCATTTTTCGTTTCTAGCTTCTCAATAAATGCATGAGGGTCCTGTTTGATCGGCGGGAAAGTATTGAAATGAATAGGAACGACTTGCTTTGCTTGTAAAAATTTAGCCGCAAGCGCTGCATCATCTGGTCCCATTGTAAAATTATCACCAATCGGAAGAAATGCCAGGTCAATCGGGTGCAATTCACCAATTAATTTCATATCGGAAAAGATCCCCGTATCTCCCGCATGGTAGATTGTTTTTCCTTCAATCATTAATAAAACGCCCGCCGGCATGCCCATATAAAGGAAGGTCCCGTCTTCTTGTTCAATTCCCGAACCGTGAAATGCCTGAGTAAATTTTACGCGGCCAAATTCAAACTCACGACTTCCACCGATATGCATAGGGTGAGTATTAACTCCTTGGTGACTGAGATAAGTAGCCAGCTCATTTACAGCAATAACGAGAGAATTATTTTTTTTCGCAAGTTCTACTGTGTCACCCACATGATCACCATGACCATGCGTCAAAATGATGACATCCGGCTGTTCATTTTCCACTTGCAGATCGGTTAAGTCATTCCCTGAGATAAACGGATCGATTAAAATTGTCTGGCCGTTCGTTTCTACTTTTACAATTGAATGTCCATGATAGGATACTTTCATAGGTAAAACCCCTTTCTTAAAATGATTTCCACTCCTACTATTCGATGAAACAATAAATTCCCCTGCATGTCTACTTATTTACTTACTCTTCATTTATTGATACGCTTTTAACTGGTAAATGCATTGTCTAAGGAGGAAACAACATGAACAATCGACTAACAAAATTAATGGAGTGGCTGAAAGAAAAAGACATTTCCTTGGCCTTTATCACTGCTCCTGAGAATGTCTTTTATTTAACTGGTTTCAGAAGTGATCCGCACGAACGTCTGCTTGGCGTAGCCATCTTCCCTGAATCTGAGCCTTTTCTCATTTGTCCAAAATTAGATGCATCCGATGCTAAAAACAGCGGCTGGGCATTTGAAATTGTCGGCCATACAGATATCGAAAATCCCTGGGAAATGATCGAAACCCGTGTAAAAAAACGGTCCGGTCGCATCAATCGAATAGCCGTTGAAAAACAACATTTAAATGTTGAACGCTACGAGGAGCTTTCCAGCCGTTTTCCGGGTGCCGCGTTCGTTGCCGCCGAGGAGAAAATGCAGCAGCTTCGATTGATAAAAGACCAAAAAGAACTTGCCTCTTTAAGAAAAGCTGCAGAGTATGCAGATTTAGCTGTAAAAACCGGAGCAGAAGCCATTCGTGAAGGCAAATCGGAGTTAGAAATTCTCGCTGAAGTTGAATTCGAAATGAAAAAACAAGGCATTGCTGAAATGTCTTTTTCTACGATGGTATTGACCGGTAAGAATGGCGCTTCTCCACACGGGACACCTGGAAACACAAAAGTGAAGAAAGGGGATCTCGTTTTATTCGATCTCGGGGTTGTATATGAGGGCTATTGCTCTGACATTACGCGTACGGTCGCTTTTGGAGAAATCTCAGACAAACAACGTGAAATTTATGAAACGGTGTTACAGGCTCAACAGGCAGCTGTGGCTGCTGTAAAGCCTGGAATGACTGCTAAAGAGATTGACCTGACTGCAAGAAAGGTGATTGCAGACGCAGGATACGGCGACTTTTTCCCACACCGGCTCGGACACGGTCTTGGAATCAGTGTTCATGAATACCCAAGCATCACTGAAACAAATGAGCTGCTTTTACAAGAAGGCATGGTATTCACAATTGAGCCAGGGATTTACGTGCCGGATGTGGCCGGTGTGCGCATTGAAGATGATGTATACGTTACAGCGGACGGCGTTGAAATTTTGACCGCCTTCCCTAAACAATTAACATTTGTTTAAGAGTTTTCATATTTTTGGATACATCTCAGCTGTCATCTTCCTCCTTTTCATGTAGAATAAAAGAAAAGGAGGAATGTATAATGAGCATGAAGTATGAAAGCATCCTTGTGGCGGTTGACGGGTCGAAGGAAGCGGAGTGGGCATTTCGAAAATCAATCGAAATCGCTAAACGCAATGATGCGGTACTCAACCTTGTACATGTAATCGACACACGCTCCTTTGCAGCCATTGAAGCATATGACCGCTCCATCGCCGAACGGGCTACTACTTATGGCAGTGATTTGCTAAAAGAGTACAAATCAGCAGCTGAATCGGCAGGTGTCGGAACCGTCAACACTTATGTTGAATACGGCTCTCCTAAAGTTATCATTCCTAAAGAAGCAGCAAAGCAAGTAAAAGCAGACTTAATTGTATGTGGAGCAACCGGCTTGAATGCCATGGAACGCTTCCTCATTGGAAGTGTTTCCGAACACATTACTCGTTCTTCTAATTGTGATGTACTTGTTGTCCGCACAGATAAAGGCGAGTAATAGAAGAAAGACCGAAGCATAAGGATGCTTCGGTCTTTCTGGCTTGTAAGCAGCTTTCATATAATCTCTTCTATAGAATTTACGATACATTTTCCCTTTTTTTGATCACTAACTATTTTTCTTCCATCTTCTTTTCTAATGGCTATTTCCTAACTACTTTTAGCAGCCGATTTGGAGCAGTCGTTCATTTTTCAGCATTTTATCCAACTCACTTTGTCTTTGGCCAGCTGTTCTCCCCATCCATCCGGATAAGATGCATCAGAAAAAATATAATCCACTTTGTTTAAATTAGTAATTTGATAAGTAGCTTTTTTGTCTAGCTTCGAGTGATCGGCCAGTACGAATGTCTGGCTCGCTTGCTTAATCATTTGCTCTGACAACGTAGCGTTCTCTAATTCATAGCACGAGAGTCCAAACTTTGGCAATATGCCGTCTACTGAAATAAATGCCTTTTCAAAATGAAGTTGGTTCATAATTTGCTGGGACATTGGGCCAGCTACCCGATAGTGCTGAGAACTAACCTTTCCCCCAATAAATATCACTTCCCCCTCAAAAAACTTTTTATTGATTGCTGAAATCAATTGATTAGCTAGTGCAAAAGAATTTGTAATTACCGTTAAGTTTTTGTAATGGAGCATATAAGGAATCAGTTGCAACGTAGTGCTTCCCTCGTCAATCATCAGCACATCTCCATCGCGTATAAAGGCAGCAGCCTTGTAAGCAATTCTTTTTTTCTGTTCTATGTTCCAAATTTTCCTCTCTATCATCGAAGGCTCCACTAATGGGGAGTTCGCCGACTTAACAGCTCCCCCGTATACCTTCTTCAGCTTCCGCTCTCTATCCAATTCTTCTAAATAGCGGCGGATCGTTTCTGTAGATACAGCAAACTCATTCGCTAAGTCTGCTACCTTCACTTTTCCCTTCACTTCCACTTTTTCTACGATGATCCGCTTTCTCTCTTCACTTATAACGGACACTGCTGCACCTCCAATGCCAGTCTCTTTTTGTTAAATGTGCGGCAGGGCAACTTCTTTTTCTATAACACTTACCTTTTCATGGATAAAAATCTCTCTTTTTTTAGCTCTTCAAAGATGATAGACGGATTAGCAAACGCTTCTTCTGGCGTGATTATCCCTGCTTTTTTACATGCCCTTCGGCAATTAAACTAGCTGCGATAGCAAAAGGGATTGCTACATTTCGAGTATAAGCTCTTAACCTCTCCCAACCAGGCACAGATCCATCCGAAGCAGGATGTGTATGATACAATGTATGCCGCATCTGTTTTCCTTGCTTTGTTCCCTCCACCTCTACATGAAGGGCATATCCATATAATTCTGTTGTCTGCCCTTCGTCAGATGCCAATAAATACTGGGATATACAATCCATAATTCCAATCTCTTGACCGTTTACAGTAATCTGTGTATTCTTCAACATTCCATAATCAAATAACGATTTTACTAGACTCATGTTCTTTTCAGGCCATGCTCCCCGGGTTTCAATTAATTTAACCCCTTTATCCTTCAGTGCTTGAGCGAGGGTGATCGTTTCAGCATGT is from Bacillus sp. PK3_68 and encodes:
- a CDS encoding YtrH family sporulation protein, whose translation is MAETFFDELFKCYFIAFGVLLGGSLIGGLASFATGRPLFTGISQISEGLRIWAIIAAIGGTFDTVYSFERGFLNGETKDLFKQFLLILSAMGGTATGTAIIVWLTGEHISP
- the ytrI gene encoding sporulation membrane protein YtrI, giving the protein MRVPTLHKQKSLQRLLAGAAIGFCLSWVLFLYMFGASQERQAALLEKQKKTIDELKVQLEVWQEEYKELNKKNLHKLIVQEIEIDILNYKKYGIDDSQSIFNAKEQLKKDLSVLYAKDLETVYSHKELIRQTIENKTLKINKRSYSLHVKEWYFYTTIHIQLEMDLEGG
- a CDS encoding YtpI family protein gives rise to the protein MPVLAFIIVLSFAFYIFYKVQYVRSRRPMEKKWLSAKSSMALGLFVGFFGLNTLFIQQTTISYVIAALFLLIGFSSLWAGYKAYRHVLPYAQREAEELKNQ
- a CDS encoding DRTGG domain-containing protein; this translates as MITKHEQILQYIEGLPIGEKISVRQIAKALSVSEGTAYRAIKDAETKGFVSAIERVGTIRIEQKKKENIEKLTFAEVVNIIDGQVLGGRAGLHKTLNRFVIGAMKLEAMMRYTGPDNLLIVGNRTKAHELALQAGAGVLITGGFQADDHVTKLADELELPVITTTYDTFTVATMINRAIYDQLIKKEIVLVGDIFTPFDQTVSLTIGDKVSHWIDKNRLTLHSRFPVLDRHLKVQGIVTAKDIMGAEQETPIEKVMTKQPITVTMKTSVAAAAHMMIWEGIELLPVVDDQSRIQGIVSRQDVLKTLQMAQRQPQMGETLDDTITNQIDLSGDKSEETYTFEVTPQMTNQLGAISYGVFTTIVTEAARRSLRAKKKGDIVVENITIYFSKPVQMESLLEIHPNVLEVGRKFGKVDVEVYNGGMLVGKALMMCQILDRQ
- a CDS encoding metal-dependent hydrolase, which gives rise to MKVSYHGHSIVKVETNGQTILIDPFISGNDLTDLQVENEQPDVIILTHGHGDHVGDTVELAKKNNSLVIAVNELATYLSHQGVNTHPMHIGGSREFEFGRVKFTQAFHGSGIEQEDGTFLYMGMPAGVLLMIEGKTIYHAGDTGIFSDMKLIGELHPIDLAFLPIGDNFTMGPDDAALAAKFLQAKQVVPIHFNTFPPIKQDPHAFIEKLETKNGQVLEPGQAIEL
- a CDS encoding Xaa-Pro peptidase family protein, translated to MNNRLTKLMEWLKEKDISLAFITAPENVFYLTGFRSDPHERLLGVAIFPESEPFLICPKLDASDAKNSGWAFEIVGHTDIENPWEMIETRVKKRSGRINRIAVEKQHLNVERYEELSSRFPGAAFVAAEEKMQQLRLIKDQKELASLRKAAEYADLAVKTGAEAIREGKSELEILAEVEFEMKKQGIAEMSFSTMVLTGKNGASPHGTPGNTKVKKGDLVLFDLGVVYEGYCSDITRTVAFGEISDKQREIYETVLQAQQAAVAAVKPGMTAKEIDLTARKVIADAGYGDFFPHRLGHGLGISVHEYPSITETNELLLQEGMVFTIEPGIYVPDVAGVRIEDDVYVTADGVEILTAFPKQLTFV
- a CDS encoding universal stress protein — protein: MSMKYESILVAVDGSKEAEWAFRKSIEIAKRNDAVLNLVHVIDTRSFAAIEAYDRSIAERATTYGSDLLKEYKSAAESAGVGTVNTYVEYGSPKVIIPKEAAKQVKADLIVCGATGLNAMERFLIGSVSEHITRSSNCDVLVVRTDKGE
- a CDS encoding DeoR/GlpR family DNA-binding transcription regulator, with amino-acid sequence MSVISEERKRIIVEKVEVKGKVKVADLANEFAVSTETIRRYLEELDRERKLKKVYGGAVKSANSPLVEPSMIERKIWNIEQKKRIAYKAAAFIRDGDVLMIDEGSTTLQLIPYMLHYKNLTVITNSFALANQLISAINKKFFEGEVIFIGGKVSSQHYRVAGPMSQQIMNQLHFEKAFISVDGILPKFGLSCYELENATLSEQMIKQASQTFVLADHSKLDKKATYQITNLNKVDYIFSDASYPDGWGEQLAKDKVSWIKC